From one Lolium rigidum isolate FL_2022 chromosome 4, APGP_CSIRO_Lrig_0.1, whole genome shotgun sequence genomic stretch:
- the LOC124707180 gene encoding E3 ubiquitin-protein ligase MBR2-like, translating to MAHDGAAERRRVALRVLLARGEGSSSSPSPRPEEARSKQGLASALRGLGCTSAAASLAHAPVAASTVEAVRSSAEEEEWRGSRRRRRKERRNARAAVGGGGGGGGVAGDVWCTCTPGIPFAAEASSVDCVVARHQPAGAGRRGEGERRHRERAADHRARRVTMREHISSSFMDSPPRFHMPFHDADLLHSGRHRHITGFSHSHARTEEEIMMFRTRLLLGRMGMYDQYQDWRLDVDNMNYEELLALEERIGYVSTGLREDEIVRGLRMVKHSAFDRKHCSTEAERSCSICQEEYEASEEIGRLNCGHGYHVHCIKQWLSRKNACPICKIAVSKP from the exons ATGGCCCACGACGgcgcggcggagcggcggcgggtggcgctgCGGGTCCTCCTCGCGCGCGGCGAGGGttcttcctcctccccgtcgCCGCGGCCGGAGGAGGCGCGGAGCAAGCAGGGGCTGGCGTCGGCCCTGCGCGGGCTCGGGTGCACGTCGGCCGCCGCGTCGCTGGCCCACGCGCCGGTCGCCGCGTCGACGGTGGAGGCCGTCCGCTCttcggccgaggaggaggagtggcgggggagccggcggcggcggaggaaggaGCGGAGGAACGCGAGGGCCGCggtaggtggcggcggcggcggaggaggggttgCCGGGGACGTGTGGTGCACGTGCACGCCGGGGATACCGTTCGCCGCCGAGGCGTCTTCGGTGGACTGCGTCGTGGCGCGGCACCAGCCGGCGGGCGCGGGGCGCCGCGGCGAGGGGGAGAGGCGACACAGGGAG AGGGCTGCCGATCACCGGGCTCGCAGGGTGACCATGCGGGAGCACATCTCCTCGTCGTTCATGGACTCGCCGCCACGCTTCCACATGCCGTTCCACGATGCCGACCTCCTGCATTCAGGCCGCCACCGCCACATCACTGGATTCAGCCACTCCCACGCCAGGACCGAAGAAGAG ATAATGATGTTCCGAACGAGACTATTGTTGGGAAGAATGGGCATGTATGATCAATACCAGGATTGGCGCCTTGACGTTGATAACATGAATTATGAG GAGCTCCTCGCTCTCGAGGAAAGGATTGGGTATGTGAGCACAGGGCTGCGTGAAGATGAGATCGTTCGCGGCCTTAGGATGGTCAAACACTCGGCGTTCGACCGCAAGCATTGTTCGACAGAAGCAGAGAGGAGCTGCAGCATTTGTCAA GAAGAGTATGAAGCTAGCGAGGAAATAGGGAGGCTGAACTGTGGGCACGGCTACCAC
- the LOC124707181 gene encoding lipid phosphate phosphatase 2-like, which yields MPAPVAAAAARLGPPPPYLRTHGGKVARLHMLDWIVLVLLGAVDVGLNLIEPFHRFVGKDMLDSLLYPLKDNTVPVWAVPILAVLVPMLIFAGIYVKRRNTYDLHHAILGLMFSVLITGVLTDAIKDGVGRPRPNFYWRCFPNGVPNYNNITGQVICHGDAGVIKEGHKSFPSGHTSWSFAGLGFLSWYLAGKIRVFDQRGHIAKLCIVIMPLLLAAMVGVSRVDDYWHHWQDVFAGGILGLVVSSFCYLQFFPSPSGEHGHWPHAYHHLILNPEVENQVQPTDRHQPLPRDLSIVPFAVGMEMRTSARALDSMEAGSRTR from the exons ATGCCGgcaccggtggcggcggcggctgcccgTCTTGGCCCGCCGCCCCCGTACCTGAGGACGCACGGGGGCAAAGTGGCGAGGCTGCACATGCTCGACTGGATCGTGCTGGTCCTCCTCGGCGCCGTCGACGTCGGGCTCAACCTCATCGAGCCCTTCCACCGGTTCGTCGGCAAGGACATGCTCGACTCCCTCCTCTACCCGCTCAAGGACAACACCGTGCCCGTCTGGGCCGTCCCG ATACTGGCGGTCCTCGTGCCGATGCTCATCTTCGCCGGGATCTATGTGAAGAGGAGGAATACCTACGACCTGCATCACGCCATACTAG GTTTAATGTTCTCCGTGCTGATCACTGGCGTCCTCACGGACGCGATCAAGGACGGCGTTGGCCGGCCTCGCCCAAATTTCTACTGGCGGTGCTTTCCTAACGGAGTGCCA AATTACAACAACATCACCGGACAAGTTATATGCCACGGAGATGCCGGCGTCATCAAAGAAGGGCACAAGAGCTTCCCAAGTGGCCACACTTCAT GGTCCTTCGCGGGGCTAGGCTTCCTGTCATGGTACCTTGCCGGCAAGATCAGGGTATTCGACCAGCGTGGCCACATCGCCAAGCTCTGCATCGTCATCATGCCACTGCTGCTCGCAGCGATGGTCGGCGTGTCGCGGGTTGACGACTACTGGCACCACTGGCAGGACGTGTTCGCTGGTGGAATTCTCG GTTTGGTGGTTTCTTCGTTTTGCTACCTGCAGTTCTTCCCGTCTCCCTCTGGTGAACATG GACACTGGCCTCATGCATACCATCACCTCATTCTTAACCCAGAAGTCGAGAACCAGGTACAGCCAACAGATCGCCATCAACCACTTCCGCGTGACTTGTCCATAGTCCCTTTTGCTGTGGGCATGGAGATGAGAACCTCTGCCCGAGCATTAGATTCCATGGAGGCAGGCAGCAGAACTCGGTAA
- the LOC124649669 gene encoding lipid phosphate phosphatase 2-like: MPAPAAIRTAAPPPYLKTHGAKVARLHLVDWIVLVLLAAIAGVLNIIEPFHRFVGKDMMDTLLYPLKDNTVPIWAVGVIALVAPVLIFVGIYLKKRNSYDLHHAILGLLFSVLITGVITEAIKNGVGRPRPDFYWRCFPDGVPNYNNITGQVICHGDSGVIKEGHKSFPSGHTSWSFAGLGFLSWYLAGKIRVFDRSGHIAKLCIVIFPLLLAAMVGVSRVDDYWHHWQDVFAGGILGLVVASFCYLQFFPSPSSEHGHWPHAYHHHILNPEAENQAQSAAAASDFNHSVVPFAVGMEVRNSARALDSMEAGSRAR, from the exons ATGCCGGCACCGGCGGCCAtccgcacggcggcgccgcccccgTACCTGAAGACCCATGGGGCTAAAGTGGCGAGGCTGCACCTGGTCGACTGGATCGTTCTGGTCCTCCTCGCCGCCATCGCCGGGGTGCTCAACATCATCGAGCCGTTCCACCGGTTCGTCGGCAAGGACATGATGGACACCCTCCTGTACCCGCTCAAGGACAACACCGTGCCCATCTGGGCCGTCGGG GTAATCGCGTTGGTTGcgccggtgctcatcttcgtcggGATCTATCTGAAGAAGAGGAATTCCTACGACCTGCATCACGCCATACTAG GCCTACTGTTCTCCGTGCTCATAACTGGGGTCATCACGGAAGCGATCAAGAACGGCGTTGGCCGGCCTCGACCCGACTTCTACTGGAGATGCTTTCCTGATGGAGTACCG AATTATAACAATATCACTGGTCAAGTCATCTGCCACGGAGACTCCGGAGTCATCAAAGAAGGGCACAAGAGCTTCCCCAGTGGCCATACCTCAT GGTCTTTCGCCGGGCTAGGCTTCCTGTCGTGGTACCTGGCCGGCAAGATCAGAGTGTTCGACCGAAGCGGCCACATAGCCAAGCTCTGCATCGTGATCTTTCCGCTGCTGCTCGCGGCGATGGTCGGCGTGTCGCGGGTGGACGACTACTGGCACCACTGGCAGGACGTGTTCGCCGGTGGTATTCTCG GTCTGGTGGTTGCTTCATTTTGCTACCTGCAGTTCTTCCCATCTCCCTCTAGTGAACATG GGCACTGGCCTCACGCGTACCATCACCACATTCTTAATCCAGAAGCCGAGAACCAAGCGCAGTCAGCAGCTGCTGCCTCGGATTTCAATCATTCCGTAGTCCCTTTCGCCGTTGGCATGGAGGTGAGAAACAGTGCCCGAGCATTGGACTCCATGGAGGCCGGCAGCAGAGCTCGGTAA